The following proteins are co-located in the Helicobacter acinonychis genome:
- the rnc gene encoding ribonuclease III: MKNKNNKLADCPYITLEKALGYSFKDKHLLEQALTHKSCKLALNNERLEFLGDAVLGLVIGELLYHKFYQYDEGKLSKLRASIVSAQGFTKLARAISLQDYLRVSSSEETSKGREKPSILSSAFEALMAGVYLEAGLDKVRKIMQNLLNRAYKRLDLEHLSVDYKTALQELTQAQFCVIPTYQLLKEKGPAHHKEFEMVLYIQNQMYATAKGKSKKEAEQQCAYQALQKLKGIK; this comes from the coding sequence ATGAAAAACAAAAATAATAAGCTTGCAGATTGCCCTTATATAACGCTAGAAAAAGCTTTAGGGTATTCTTTTAAAGACAAGCATTTATTGGAGCAAGCCTTAACGCATAAATCTTGCAAACTCGCTTTAAACAATGAACGCTTGGAATTTTTAGGCGATGCGGTGTTGGGCTTGGTGATAGGGGAGTTGCTATACCATAAATTTTATCAATACGATGAGGGAAAACTCTCTAAATTAAGGGCTTCTATCGTGAGCGCGCAGGGTTTTACGAAATTAGCGAGAGCGATTTCTTTACAAGATTATTTGCGCGTCTCTTCTTCTGAAGAAACCTCTAAAGGGAGAGAAAAACCCTCTATTCTATCAAGTGCATTTGAAGCTTTAATGGCTGGGGTGTATTTGGAAGCAGGGTTAGATAAAGTGCGTAAAATCATGCAAAATTTACTCAATCGCGCTTACAAGCGTTTGGATTTGGAGCATTTGTCCGTAGATTATAAAACCGCTTTACAAGAATTAACCCAAGCGCAATTTTGCGTGATCCCCACTTACCAATTACTCAAAGAAAAAGGACCCGCTCACCATAAAGAATTTGAAATGGTCTTATACATTCAAAATCAAATGTATGCGACCGCTAAAGGCAAAAGTAAAAAAGAAGCCGAACAGCAATGTGCCTATCAAGCGCTCCAAAAACTTAAGGGGATAAAATGA
- the rnhA gene encoding ribonuclease HI: MQEIEIFCDGSSLGNPGPGGYAAILRYKDKEKIISGGEKFTTNNRMELRALNEALKILKRPCHITLYSDSQYVCQAINVWLIGWQKKNFAKVKNVDLWKEFLEVSKGHSIVAIWIKGHNGHAQNERCDSLAKLEAQKWVKTTT; the protein is encoded by the coding sequence ATGCAAGAAATTGAAATTTTTTGCGATGGCTCTTCTTTAGGCAATCCTGGGCCAGGTGGGTATGCGGCGATTTTACGCTATAAGGATAAAGAAAAAATCATCAGTGGGGGTGAAAAATTCACCACCAATAACCGCATGGAATTAAGGGCGTTGAATGAAGCTTTAAAAATCTTAAAACGCCCATGCCATATCACGCTTTATAGCGATTCGCAATATGTGTGCCAAGCGATCAATGTGTGGCTTATTGGTTGGCAAAAAAAGAATTTTGCTAAAGTCAAAAATGTGGATTTATGGAAAGAATTTTTAGAAGTTTCTAAAGGGCATTCTATTGTGGCGATTTGGATCAAGGGGCATAATGGGCATGCACAAAATGAGCGATGCGATAGTCTCGCTAAATTAGAGGCGCAAAAATGGGTCAAAACGACCACTTGA